TCTCGATGACCGAGCGCAGCAAGCTGCGCAGCGAGGTCACCTCTAACGTGGCCGGCCAGCGGCAGAACTCACCCACCACGGCCGTCGGCAATGCCGATGCCACCAGTGATTTCATCGCCATCACGCTGCTGGTGGCCAGCCGCGGGCGCATTCCGCTCAAGGCGGTGACCACGGCCGATGAGCTGCGCGAGGCCCTGCGGGTGCTCGGTTCGGTGCCCTCTGCCGAATTGCTGGCACTGGAAGTGATCTGGCAGCCGGAGGGCGCCGGTGAGGTGCTCAGCACCGAGGAACTGCTCACCGCCTACCCCCAGCTCCAGCACCTCTGAGCCCCTTGCGGAAGGGTGCGGCGGGCTGCACACTGCGATCCAGTTCCAGCCCCCACGGATGGCACCAAGGCCGGTTGAATGGGTGAACACACCGGTGCTGGTTGAGGCTCTGCAGCGCTACGAACTGGGCCTGCTGCCCCTGTCGATGCGCCGCTGGGTGGAGACGCTGCTGGAGCTTCCCCCCAGCCGATCGGTCTCCTCAGAGCGCCTGCTCTGAAGCCCCCTGAGGCGACCCCCTGAGCATGCGCAGGGCCGCCATGGCGGCCCCATAGCCGTTGTCGATGTTCACCACCAGGAGCCCCGGGGCGCAGCTGGCCAGCATCCCCTGCAGGGCCGCGTGGCCCCCTTCACTCACCCCATAGCCCACCGACACCGGCACGGCGATCACCGGCTGGGGCACCAGCCCCGCCAGCACCGTGGGCAAGGCTCCCTCCATGCCGGCGCAGGCGATCAGCACCCGGGAGTGCCGCAACTGCTCCAAGCGGCCCAGCAGCCGGTGCAACCCGGCCACGCCCACATCCACCAGCAGCGTGCTGGCCACCCCGGAGCAGCTCAGGGCCAGGGCGGCCTCCTGGGCCACCACCAGGTCGCTGGTGCCGCCGGTCAGGATCGTGACGGCAGCAGGCCCCGCCGGTTCTTCCAGGGGCCCCTGGGTGAGGCAGCGGCTCTGGGGGTGGTGGCGGCTGGCGGGGGCCAGCTCCAGCACCGCGGCCGCCTTGGCCGGATCCACCCGGGTCACCAGGGCCGGCTGACCCAGCTGGGCCAGGCGCTCGAGGATGGCGGCGATCTGTTCGGCGCTCTTGTGGGCGCCCCAGATCGCCTCGGCCATGCCCAGCCGCTGACGGCGCTCCAGATCCAGGTGCACCAGGCCCTCGATCATGCCGTCGAGGCCCTCAGGGGCCCTGGGTCCTTCTTGGCGCTGTCCTTTATGGCCGTGCCCTGGGGCGAGCGTCATGGCAACTCGCTGGTGGCTGGCTCCGGGGGGCGCTCGGGCACCAACTCAGCGGTCTCAACGATCGGGAAGGGGTTCACCG
The DNA window shown above is from Cyanobium sp. ATX 6F1 and carries:
- the larB gene encoding nickel pincer cofactor biosynthesis protein LarB, which translates into the protein MIEGLVHLDLERRQRLGMAEAIWGAHKSAEQIAAILERLAQLGQPALVTRVDPAKAAAVLELAPASRHHPQSRCLTQGPLEEPAGPAAVTILTGGTSDLVVAQEAALALSCSGVASTLLVDVGVAGLHRLLGRLEQLRHSRVLIACAGMEGALPTVLAGLVPQPVIAVPVSVGYGVSEGGHAALQGMLASCAPGLLVVNIDNGYGAAMAALRMLRGSPQGASEQAL